Proteins encoded within one genomic window of Actinoplanes octamycinicus:
- a CDS encoding flagellar motor protein MotB has protein sequence MSSGGGGAKRKKKGHEEHEEHVNHERWLVSYADMLTLLFVLFVVLFSMSDINQKKFAQLAQGLSASFGSKSAAFTGNYAPLDGASNNAQIVQIDPGANPGDGSSGTEGLNQKQKEAVERAIQAEDRKKASANADKAVKEAENMKAIENKISDALAAAKLLNNVKFTIDQRGLVITVVTNEVVFAGDRADLRPTGEKILGAIAPTLAKLPNNIEVDGNTNQLKAKTKYYPSGWELSAARASTTVRYFTGHGIPKKRLSAVGFSDTKPLIDPKDPRSITMNRRVDVVVLTMLTADQAALLPAAAGSDAKLHAGQTTAEAKAAAEAAAKKVEADNASAGTGTTGSTGTTGTTDHSTLITADTRN, from the coding sequence ATGAGCTCTGGTGGCGGGGGCGCCAAGCGCAAGAAGAAGGGCCATGAAGAGCACGAGGAGCACGTCAACCACGAGCGCTGGCTCGTGTCGTACGCCGACATGCTCACCCTGCTGTTCGTCCTCTTCGTCGTCCTGTTCTCGATGAGTGACATCAACCAGAAGAAGTTCGCCCAGCTGGCGCAGGGCCTCTCGGCGAGCTTCGGCTCCAAGAGCGCCGCCTTCACCGGCAACTACGCCCCGCTGGACGGCGCTTCGAACAACGCCCAGATCGTGCAGATCGACCCGGGCGCCAACCCCGGTGACGGCAGCTCCGGCACCGAGGGCCTGAACCAGAAGCAGAAGGAAGCGGTCGAGCGGGCGATCCAGGCCGAGGACCGTAAGAAGGCCTCCGCGAATGCCGACAAGGCAGTCAAGGAAGCCGAGAACATGAAGGCGATCGAGAACAAGATCTCGGACGCCCTGGCCGCGGCCAAGCTGCTCAACAACGTGAAGTTCACGATCGACCAGCGCGGTCTGGTGATCACCGTGGTGACCAACGAGGTCGTCTTCGCCGGCGACCGGGCGGACCTGCGCCCGACCGGCGAGAAGATCCTCGGCGCGATCGCCCCGACGCTGGCCAAGCTGCCGAACAACATCGAGGTGGACGGCAACACCAACCAGCTCAAGGCGAAGACCAAGTACTACCCGAGCGGCTGGGAGCTCTCCGCGGCGCGAGCCTCCACCACGGTCCGGTACTTCACCGGGCACGGGATCCCGAAGAAGCGGCTGAGCGCGGTCGGCTTCTCGGACACCAAGCCGCTGATCGACCCGAAGGACCCGCGCTCGATCACCATGAACCGCCGGGTGGACGTGGTCGTGCTGACCATGCTCACCGCCGACCAGGCGGCGCTGCTGCCCGCGGCGGCCGGCAGCGACGCGAAACTGCACGCCGGCCAGACCACGGCCGAGGCCAAGGCGGCCGCCGAGGCCGCGGCCAAGAAGGTCGAGGCGGACAACGCCTCCGCCGGCACCGGCACCACCGGGTCGACCGGCACGACCGGCACCACTGACCACAGCACGCTGATCACCGCTGACACACGTAACTGA
- a CDS encoding flagellar motor switch protein FliM has protein sequence MTTAARTPGKISRRGQGGGPTAYDFRRPIKLSREHVRTLQIAFETYARSCGTLLTTRLRAVSNVSLISIEQLNYDEYVASLANPTIIGVVTLDPLPGTVLIEIAQSAVMTAIDHMLGGPGGSQPERPLTEVEMPLLRGLIERMLGEMRYGFESLVDISPKLKEIEYNAQFLRAHAPGDAVVVASFETKIGAEECISTICLPFNTILPVLSRTEAVVLSAAERQAKDRALRNLTAGLSAAPIDVAVRFQPIRMRTDDIVDLRPGDVVPLGHLTSRPLEVTVNDIVFAHAVPGNQGARLACLVVPSPNENESKESGRS, from the coding sequence GTGACCACCGCCGCACGCACCCCGGGCAAGATCTCCCGCCGTGGCCAAGGTGGGGGGCCGACGGCGTACGACTTCCGCCGCCCGATCAAGCTCTCCCGGGAGCACGTCCGCACCCTGCAGATCGCGTTCGAGACGTACGCGCGCAGCTGCGGCACCCTGCTCACCACCCGGCTCCGCGCGGTCAGCAACGTCTCCCTGATCTCCATCGAGCAGCTGAACTACGACGAGTACGTGGCGTCGCTGGCCAACCCGACGATCATCGGGGTGGTCACCCTCGACCCGTTGCCCGGCACGGTGCTGATCGAGATCGCCCAGTCCGCGGTGATGACCGCGATCGACCACATGCTCGGCGGCCCCGGCGGCTCCCAGCCGGAGCGGCCGCTGACCGAGGTGGAGATGCCGCTGCTGCGCGGCCTGATCGAGCGGATGCTCGGCGAGATGCGCTACGGCTTCGAGAGCCTGGTGGACATCTCGCCGAAGCTCAAGGAGATCGAGTACAACGCGCAGTTCCTGCGCGCGCACGCGCCCGGCGACGCGGTCGTGGTGGCCTCGTTCGAGACCAAGATCGGCGCCGAGGAGTGCATCTCCACGATCTGCCTGCCGTTCAACACCATCCTGCCGGTGCTCTCCCGGACCGAGGCGGTCGTGCTCAGCGCGGCCGAGCGGCAGGCCAAGGACCGGGCGCTGCGCAACCTGACGGCCGGACTTTCCGCCGCTCCGATCGACGTAGCAGTGCGATTCCAGCCCATCCGGATGCGTACCGATGACATCGTGGATCTACGTCCGGGTGACGTCGTGCCGCTCGGGCATCTGACCAGCCGGCCGCTTGAGGTGACCGTGAACGACATCGTCTTCGCGCATGCCGTTCCCGGTAATCAGGGCGCGCGGCTCGCCTGTCTCGTCGTGCCGTCCCCCAACGAGAACGAGTCCAAGGAGTCTGGCCGCTCATGA
- a CDS encoding flagellar basal body-associated FliL family protein — translation MADEKDTAAEAPKKSNKMMMVVIALALVVLGGGGAGAFFMLKGDKAEAKAPVKGIVTAAENSITVNLADGHYLKLGFALQQTEDSGEEAVDLSEAYELAIDEYTGKTVAELSTEEGREKLKEELVAKLVKAYTEDGKKMVMDIYYTSFVTQ, via the coding sequence ATGGCAGACGAGAAGGACACGGCCGCCGAGGCGCCGAAGAAGTCGAACAAGATGATGATGGTTGTCATCGCCCTGGCGCTGGTCGTGCTGGGCGGTGGCGGCGCCGGAGCGTTCTTCATGCTCAAGGGCGACAAGGCCGAGGCGAAGGCGCCGGTCAAGGGCATCGTCACGGCGGCCGAGAACAGCATCACGGTGAACCTGGCCGACGGGCACTACCTGAAGCTCGGCTTCGCCCTGCAGCAGACCGAGGACTCCGGTGAGGAGGCGGTCGACCTGAGCGAGGCCTACGAGCTGGCGATCGACGAGTACACCGGCAAGACGGTGGCCGAGCTCTCCACCGAAGAGGGCCGCGAGAAGCTCAAGGAAGAACTGGTGGCCAAGCTGGTCAAGGCTTACACCGAGGACGGCAAGAAGATGGTCATGGACATCTACTACACCTCGTTCGTCACGCAGTAA